In a genomic window of Mycolicibacter heraklionensis:
- a CDS encoding MmpS family transport accessory protein — translation MRSAWVYLVVAATLGATGVFIAHLRLSDIPDPAVGHSPRPPAVGRLKEKVVEYRVDGPAGTPVFASYLDVDGSVRQVSATLPWQTTLRTQRITVPTGVMAQSENEPLSCRVVIDGQVRDEQSSMSSAVACKDPVA, via the coding sequence ATGCGTTCCGCCTGGGTGTATCTGGTCGTGGCAGCAACGCTGGGCGCCACCGGGGTGTTCATCGCCCATCTGAGGCTCAGCGACATCCCCGACCCGGCGGTCGGCCACTCGCCGCGCCCTCCGGCGGTCGGCCGACTCAAAGAGAAGGTCGTCGAATACCGCGTGGACGGTCCGGCAGGCACCCCGGTATTCGCGTCCTATCTCGACGTCGACGGCTCGGTGCGCCAGGTATCGGCGACCCTGCCCTGGCAGACCACCCTGCGCACCCAGCGCATCACCGTGCCCACCGGGGTGATGGCGCAATCCGAGAACGAGCCGTTGTCCTGTCGTGTCGTCATCGACGGGCAGGTACGCGATGAGCAATCGTCCATGTCGTCAGCGGTGGCATGCAAGGACCCGGTCGCATGA
- the rpsR gene encoding 30S ribosomal protein S18, producing MAIKTKDSRRVSRSAPRSAKPNLLAKLGLTVVDYKDTATLRIFISPRGKIRSRAVTGLTVRQQRQVACAIKNAREMALLPYPGPTVEG from the coding sequence ATGGCGATCAAAACCAAAGATTCGCGGCGTGTTTCACGGAGCGCGCCTAGGTCGGCGAAGCCGAACCTGCTCGCCAAACTGGGCCTGACGGTCGTCGACTACAAAGACACCGCCACGCTGCGCATCTTCATCTCTCCGCGCGGCAAGATCCGCTCACGTGCCGTCACCGGCCTCACCGTTCGTCAACAACGCCAGGTCGCCTGCGCCATCAAGAACGCCCGGGAAATGGCGTTGCTGCCGTATCCGGGGCCCACGGTCGAGGGCTGA
- a CDS encoding RND family transporter — MQGPGRMRAPDSRPLIARLLYRFALPIIVLWVGAAGALNLAVPQLETVITEHAKSFLPDDAASVQAIVKLGDHFGGAGTNNFVYLLLEGDEPLGPDAHRYYSTLLDRITADTAHVNSAMDLWSDPQFASANESADGHAAYVLLNLSGNMGTALAMSSTQAVRDIIAATEPPAGITAHLTGPSAVVNDELVSINDSILLLLIACGALVGAILFWVYRSPVTVAMPMLVAGAGLGVGRPVVALLGSHHVIGVSIFASALMAVMVLGAGIDYGIFLLGRYQEARRAGADPTSAYYAALRGVQHIIIASGLTIAGATACMTFTRLAIFSTSGLPCTIAVVITLAAALTLGPAILAVGSRLGFFEPHRGRDRKSLRRWRRIATYVVRWPGPVLVGSLAVLSLALLVLPTFHPSYNERIAQPSNSPANLGIAAADRHLPPNIMSPSVFLVEADHDMRNPADMIALAKLANAVLAIPGISNVQGITRPLGAPLQQGTLTSQAGYLGQRLTQMTDVLSQRADDLLILNGEVGRLQLTIAGIEQALHSGRAGSDEINGSATELQAALSGVVTKMDSLRDAAAPARVFIDSIPNCRDNEPCRAALTSFSLFEDLHRFDGLVDRLAGGTHAVARTLPELSAQLDSLKGFAAQVNAATEPVRATLQTLVPQIAEITTFTEELSQSFSGGDPNGSFFLPSQAFDNPLFKNAMPYFFSPDGMMTRMVVTPEMEGFSREAMDVSANVIPTALQAIKGTSLAGSTVSLGGPGGTLLNIEAFAREDFITSAVAAFAFVFCVILILLRSLVAAIAVIGTVALSYLAALGLTAFVWQDLIGNPLHWSVAPVSFVFLVAVGADYNMLLVARFKVEIGAGIKTGIIRAMVNTGGVVTTAGLVFGFTMFAMLAGYAHNIAQTGTAVGLGLLLDTLLIRSLVIPAVATLAGRWFWWPIVVHDRPTKQLPA; from the coding sequence ATGCAAGGACCCGGTCGCATGAGGGCGCCGGACAGCCGGCCCCTGATCGCCCGGCTGCTCTATCGGTTCGCACTGCCCATCATCGTGCTGTGGGTGGGCGCCGCCGGCGCGCTCAATCTCGCCGTCCCGCAATTGGAAACGGTCATCACCGAGCACGCGAAATCGTTTCTGCCCGACGACGCCGCGTCGGTGCAGGCCATCGTGAAGCTGGGCGACCACTTCGGCGGCGCCGGCACCAACAACTTCGTCTACCTGTTGCTCGAAGGCGACGAACCCCTGGGCCCCGACGCCCACCGCTACTACTCGACATTGCTGGATCGGATCACCGCCGACACCGCGCACGTCAACTCGGCAATGGACCTCTGGTCCGATCCCCAGTTCGCCTCGGCGAACGAGAGCGCCGACGGCCATGCCGCCTACGTCTTGCTCAATCTGAGCGGCAACATGGGCACCGCCCTGGCGATGTCCTCAACCCAGGCCGTTCGCGACATCATCGCCGCCACCGAGCCCCCTGCGGGGATCACCGCACACCTGACCGGTCCGTCAGCGGTCGTCAACGACGAATTGGTGTCGATCAACGACTCGATCCTGCTGCTGCTGATCGCCTGCGGCGCACTCGTCGGCGCGATTCTGTTCTGGGTCTACCGCTCACCGGTCACGGTGGCGATGCCGATGCTGGTCGCCGGAGCCGGACTCGGCGTCGGCCGGCCGGTGGTCGCGCTGCTGGGCAGCCACCACGTCATCGGCGTCTCCATCTTCGCCTCAGCACTGATGGCAGTCATGGTCCTGGGAGCCGGAATCGACTACGGCATCTTTCTGTTGGGCCGCTACCAAGAGGCACGCCGGGCCGGGGCCGACCCGACCTCCGCGTACTACGCGGCGCTACGCGGTGTGCAACACATCATCATCGCCTCGGGCCTGACCATCGCCGGGGCAACCGCATGCATGACATTCACCCGACTGGCGATCTTCAGCACCTCCGGGTTGCCGTGCACCATCGCGGTCGTCATCACCCTCGCCGCGGCACTGACGCTGGGGCCGGCCATCCTCGCGGTCGGCAGCCGGTTGGGGTTCTTCGAGCCGCACAGAGGCCGCGATCGAAAGTCGCTGCGTCGCTGGCGGCGGATCGCCACCTACGTGGTGCGCTGGCCGGGCCCGGTCCTGGTGGGCTCGCTGGCGGTGCTGAGCCTGGCCCTGCTCGTGCTGCCGACGTTTCATCCCAGCTACAACGAACGCATCGCCCAGCCCAGCAACTCACCGGCCAACCTGGGCATCGCCGCGGCCGACCGCCACCTTCCGCCCAACATCATGTCTCCCAGCGTCTTCCTGGTCGAAGCCGATCACGACATGCGCAATCCGGCGGACATGATCGCCCTGGCCAAACTGGCCAACGCGGTGCTGGCGATTCCCGGAATCTCCAACGTTCAAGGCATCACCCGCCCGCTGGGCGCGCCGCTGCAGCAGGGCACGCTGACCTCCCAGGCCGGCTACCTCGGTCAACGACTGACGCAGATGACCGATGTGCTCAGCCAACGCGCCGATGACCTGCTGATCCTCAACGGCGAGGTGGGACGACTCCAGCTCACCATCGCCGGGATTGAGCAGGCCCTGCACAGCGGGCGCGCCGGCAGCGATGAGATCAACGGCAGCGCAACCGAACTCCAGGCCGCCCTGAGCGGCGTCGTGACGAAGATGGATTCGCTGCGCGACGCCGCCGCGCCCGCCCGCGTGTTCATCGATTCCATCCCCAACTGCCGGGACAATGAACCGTGCCGGGCGGCACTCACCAGCTTCTCGCTCTTCGAAGACCTTCATCGTTTCGACGGACTGGTGGACCGACTGGCCGGCGGAACCCACGCCGTCGCCCGCACCCTGCCCGAGCTGTCCGCACAGCTCGACAGCCTGAAAGGCTTCGCAGCCCAGGTCAATGCCGCGACCGAACCGGTGCGCGCCACCCTGCAGACGTTGGTTCCCCAGATCGCCGAAATCACCACGTTCACCGAGGAACTCAGCCAAAGCTTTTCCGGCGGCGACCCCAACGGTTCGTTCTTCCTGCCCAGTCAGGCCTTCGACAATCCGCTGTTCAAGAACGCTATGCCCTACTTCTTCTCCCCCGACGGCATGATGACTCGCATGGTCGTCACCCCCGAGATGGAGGGGTTCAGCCGCGAAGCGATGGATGTCAGCGCCAACGTCATCCCGACCGCACTGCAAGCGATCAAAGGCACATCGCTGGCCGGCAGCACGGTAAGCCTCGGTGGCCCCGGGGGCACCCTGCTCAATATCGAGGCCTTCGCGCGGGAAGACTTCATCACCAGTGCGGTAGCCGCGTTCGCGTTCGTGTTCTGCGTGATCCTGATCCTGCTCCGCAGTCTGGTCGCGGCGATCGCGGTGATCGGAACCGTGGCCCTGTCCTATCTGGCGGCACTGGGTTTGACCGCTTTCGTCTGGCAGGACCTCATCGGCAACCCGCTGCACTGGTCGGTGGCCCCGGTCTCCTTCGTGTTTCTGGTCGCGGTGGGCGCCGACTACAACATGCTGCTGGTCGCCCGGTTCAAAGTGGAGATCGGGGCCGGCATCAAGACCGGCATCATCCGCGCCATGGTCAACACCGGCGGGGTGGTCACCACCGCCGGGTTGGTGTTCGGGTTCACCATGTTCGCCATGCTGGCCGGCTATGCGCACAACATCGCCCAGACCGGCACTGCTGTCGGCCTGGGACTGTTGCTGGATACGCTGCTCATCCGGTCCCTGGTCATCCCAGCCGTCGCAACCCTGGCCGGTCGCTGGTTCTGGTGGCCGATCGTGGTGCACGACCGACCCACCAAACAGCTACCGGCGTGA
- the rpsN gene encoding 30S ribosomal protein S14 — protein MAKKSKIVKNEQRRVLVARYAERRAELKEIIRSTASSPQQRLAAQRELARHPRDASPVRLRNRDSADGRPRGYLRKFGLSRVRVRQLAHEGHLPGVRKASW, from the coding sequence ATGGCCAAGAAATCCAAGATCGTGAAGAACGAGCAGCGCCGGGTGTTGGTGGCCCGCTACGCCGAGCGACGCGCTGAGCTCAAGGAGATCATTCGTTCGACGGCGAGCAGCCCGCAGCAGCGACTGGCCGCCCAGCGCGAGCTGGCGCGCCACCCGCGCGATGCCAGCCCGGTCCGGCTGCGCAACCGAGACAGCGCCGACGGGCGCCCCCGCGGCTACCTGCGCAAGTTCGGACTCTCGCGCGTGCGCGTGCGTCAACTCGCGCACGAGGGCCACCTGCCTGGCGTCCGGAAGGCGAGTTGGTAG